One window of the Cardiocondyla obscurior isolate alpha-2009 linkage group LG05, Cobs3.1, whole genome shotgun sequence genome contains the following:
- the Fs(1)n gene encoding LOW QUALITY PROTEIN: uncharacterized protein Fs(1)n (The sequence of the model RefSeq protein was modified relative to this genomic sequence to represent the inferred CDS: deleted 1 base in 1 codon), producing MSKYLRDVAHEIFTSLENVIRFQSVFRMLSSTDLVVSFLTLWIFLNNVKCQDLTKLSKTLDEILADSRSLRRPRNYEDAFTIWQEYEFGTEAGNREEIVVTDISPRTFVDTTENTNILMNNWQFFQTDTSYFISAENSTLSFHKINLDDLSIVRAMNISIEGQILQYKVLRFNIEQAEFNVNYANSLMVILLVKSQHGYVLYWYKIVGDTYMLYSKFPLRKHVQDMEFMMEENQHELLVLDNNDAHLGGQSLIDIYGFDIDHTKHHVDMWFCRRLFVPNVFDVQVCPIYGRTVLAFQGIDNVLLYESKYEDKMCHFEKLEAIKFNKLTNLVCFESGSIEYLATGGETLHLFHFVEKDFHVNVEIDLHFNETTEVMGIVAIPLNTYRDESLLLIQLKNSTVIALAWHGSEFKAVPLPNQVLNNFDLSRVVVIPKIGFVHKNTLVRIEVTLSSLENSIHDETESVLKTQALLNEVFRKQEAVFDETEAQFNQSYFKNPVVSGLWNFSKLNVLNATIEKNVDYGSIKVKSIDLEDMLINVTTHLKKLEELDAKLEQNLNSENVINSTKISLPSNIELTGDFLVNGTLYAKNVFANFINNVSTSITHNGTANLDLISGQNSFLSIDINNLTVFSLNGIPYEQILFDFPMKNYSKVNFSKLKRLEVNGHLNFSKVNNIDWKNVMQGIVWKNESTIISGKTIVEKLAAKEVHVTNLNGLLYPENYVLTNNTSYINITGEKYFNNLYTAHLNIKMLNGANFTDFINLDKQEIVDEEIIFENLEVDGVIQIDGNITGMDDSSIEPLLNETRSLSSNFILDNLIVTGKIVLEDSINDKTWTDLEDFILKTENNPVVTGYKKFTNNVNVNSYKIESERINNHLLSEFLTLNTSQQFPYLTNISANATFGNTTLSVIKQLENYITHEQDVAFGCLNKMLLFIKPTIVDNLSFDTIKQTISTTFFDKLNRILQQVHFENLTISTLLTNEVLPKTINGVNYTDMAKRALTTNTQQTLTGDLIVDNLETDTLDAKMINELSINRWHLSLIYAKLLYDNIFNENAVIKSLKVTGIITASSINNNNVIDIYKKDNMATVIFNKDVTIENLTVNQLLNNLNFSQSVADAVQKADKNVTFVGHKTLRNITCDVLKMQLINGHFVSNILDPSEKQTLKGPVVINGSVTVSINFNTTGKIGNSMFLSDLTNQFKTFENNSYALHGNYCFTEAASITELHVHGSLQDSTLDSFLEKIVLKNDVNVTISGLKLFKNSVTFNGTFNIDDSLNDLDLHGFYQNVVYIDKPFSINTKITFLKDVYLQKDLKVKRNLQSRTIMGVDIQDLQKNAIALNKPKYFPARMTFDNATFQTSIEVMQVNDLQMDLLISLNTPQVIKTENLNCTNILVRNIQLLGHVNTYNIEDIYADTFMVYGNQNIKGFIKMQGNVYLNNDFNVKRINNFNPAKIVSLTANNTLTGNFTFQEPVVLNKTLRILNSLNKISPVSWQGAAVKTTDKAKEIISGKWRVYGNVHFERNVDGNEFLNEVNIPDVSLALIRERPEVDQIIEETYKDLNNVCELHIDNLKYSAVSQIYKFNTFNYLNIQEFEGDIHSVRHIEVNDVDYILVNYNVCHVKLLSYVATNFQVIDQVSDFGLIDQWIFFKSNNTLYMLTTVKRACGRSFNNVWKLESNRLMHVLELNNVTDVNFHQDEFEAMIQENFEAASENLQPDTSQAVTLHKNKKSNFVSNNDLPVLIDQSLTRKMQRRSLNGTHLKTCLDCITFNVGVYEREMYVHYDEEMSEDYIYMCESDNSQTKILQTIKARQPKSFLILQFGGFVETLLVFVENNDIIQIYEYAGIAGFVHRNTIQIKVDMLYNFKLRKYGNLQKRHCLAVVHKNRLTILEAKMYGEKLDLRSTDSCYMNDS from the exons ATGTCCAAATATTTACGAGACGTTGCTCACGAAATCTTCACGAGTTTAGAGAATGTC ATTCGGTTTCAGTCGGTGTTCAGAATGTTATCGAGTACAGATCTTGTTGTGTCTTTCCTTACTTTGtggattttcttaaataatgtaaaatgtcaggatttaacaaaattgtctAAAACATTGGATGAAATCCTTGCAGACAGTAGATCGCTTCGAAGACCCCGAAACTATGAAGATGCATTTACCATTTGGCAGGAATATGAATTTGGTACTGAAGCTGGAAATCGAGAAG AAATCGTGGTCACTGATATTTCACCACGCACATTTGTTGATACGACTGAAAATaccaatattttaatgaacaaTTGGCAATTTTTCCAAACCGATACAAGCTATTTTATCAGCGCTGAAAACTCGACGTTGTCTTTccacaaaattaatttggaCGATCTATCAATCGTCCGCGCTATGAATATATCTATTGAAGGACAAATCTTACAGTATAAAGTGCTCCGTTTTAATATCGAGCAAGCAGagtttaatgtaaattatgcaAACAGTCTAATGGTAATTCTCCTCGTTAAATCTCAGCATGGCTATGTTTTGTATTGGTACAAAATTGTCGGAGATACGTATATGCTCTATTCGAAATTTCCTTTACGAAAACACGTTCAAGACATGGAATTTATGATGGAGGAAAATCAACATGAATTATTGGTGCTTGACAATAACGACGCGCATCTCGGTGGACAGTCGCTTATCGATATTTATGGCTTCGACATCGATCATACGAAACATCACGTCGATATgtg GTTTTGTCGGCGATTATTCGTGCCGAACGTGTTCGACGTCCAAGTTTGCCCAATTTATGGACGCACCGTGTTGGCTTTTCAAGGAATTGATAATGTACTTTTGTATGAATCGAAATATGAAGATAAAATGTGCCACTTTGAGAAATTGGAAGCTATAAAATTCAACAAGCTTACAAATTTAGTTTGCTTCGAAAGCGGTTCTATTGAATACTTAGCGACTGGCGGAGAAACATTGCATTTATTTCACTTTGTTGAGAAGGATTTTCATGTTAATGTCGAGATCGATCTGCATTTCAATG aaacaACTGAAGTTATGGGGATAGTCGCGATACCATTAAACACATATCGCGATGAATCTTtgttattaattcaattaaaaaattcaactgTCATCGCTTTAGCTTGGCACGGATCAGAATTTAAGGCTGTACCTTTACCCAatcaagttttaaataattttgatctGTCAAGAGTTGTTGTCATTCCAAAAATCGGATTTGTGCATAAAAATACACTTGTACGTATAGAAGTAACTCTGAGTAGCTTGGAAAACTCTATTCATGACGAGACAGAAAGTGTGCTAAAAACACAAGCTTTGTTGAAC GAAGTTTTTCGAAAACAGGAAGCTGTCTTTGATGAGACTGAAGCACAATTTAATCAAAGCTACTTCAAGAATCCTGTCGTATCAGGATTGtggaatttttcaaaattaaacgtgTTAAACGCTACAATTGAAAAGAACGTAGATTACGGCTCTATCAAAGTCAAATCAATCGATTTGGAAGATATGCTGATAAACGTGACGAcacatttaaagaaattagaagaatTAGATGCGAAACTCGAGCAAAACTTGAATTCAGAAAATGTGATTAATTCGACAAAAATTTCCTTACCGTCAAATATCGAATTAACTGGAGATTTTCTAGTAAATGGTACTCTATATGCGAAAAATGTATTTgccaattttattaataacgtatcaACTTCAATCACACACAACGGTACTGCAAATCTCGATCTTATCAGTGGCCAGAACTCTTTTCTCTCAATCGACATTAATAACTTGACGGTTTTCTCTTTAAATGGCATACCGTACGAACAAATTCTTTTTGATTTTCcaatgaaaaattatagcAAAGTAAACTTTTCCAAGTTGAAACGATTAGAAGTTAACGGGCACTTGAATTTTtctaaagtaaataatattgattgGAAAAATGTGATGCAAGGTATTGTTTGGAAAAATGAGTCAACAATTATTTCTGGAAAGACAATTGTAGAAAAG cTTGCCGCCAAAGAAGTACACGTAACAAATCTAAATGGTTTGTTATATCCAGAAAATTATGTTCTAACAAACAATACTTCTTATATCAATATTACgggtgaaaaatatttcaacaatcTATATACAGCACacttaaatattaagatgttAAATGGAGCAAACTTTACCGATTTCATTAACCTCGACAAACAGGAAATTGTTGatgaagaaattatttttgaaaatttagaagTCGACGGAGTTATTCag aTTGATGGAAATATAACAGGAATGGACGACAGCAGTATAGAACCTTTGCTTAACGAAACTCGTAGTCTttcatcaaattttattttggatAATTTGATCGTTACGGGTAAAATTGTGCTGGAAGATTCAATTAATGATAAGACATGGACTGATCTTgaagattttatattaaaaactgaaaataatCCAGTTGTTACTGGatataaaaagtttacgaATAATGTCAATGTTAATTCTTACAAAATTGAATCTGAACGAATTAATAATCACCTTCTCTCAGAATTTCTAACATTAAACACCAGTCAACAATTTCCCT acTTGACAAATATATCGGCAAATGCGACGTTTGGAAATACAACTCTTAGCGTTATAAAACAATTGGAGAATTACATAACTCACGAACAAGACGTCGCATTCGGTtgcttaaataaaatgttgctGTTCATAAAACCAACCATTGTCGATAATTTGTCTTTTGATACCATAAAGCAAACCATTTCGACTACTTTCtttgacaaattaaatcgGATCCTCCAACAAGTACATTTCGAGAATTTGACAATATCGACGTTATTGACCAATGAAGTCTTACCGAAAACAATTAACGGAGTCAACTATACTGATATGGCCAAACGAGCCTTAACAACTAATACGCAACAAACTCTAACAGGCGATTTAATAGTTGACAACTTGGAAACTGACACCTTAGACGCGAAAATGATCAACGAATTGTCTATAAATAGGTGGCACCTATCATTGATATACGCAAAATTACTTTatgataacatttttaatgaaaatgcagtaataaaatctttgaaaGTAACAGGGATAATAACGGCatcttcaattaataataataacgtaattgatatttacaaaaaagataatatggcgactgttatttttaataaagacgtaacgattgaaaatttaacagtaaatcaattattaaacaaCTTAAATTTCTCTCAGTCTGTCGCTGATGCTGTTCAGAAAGCCGATAAAAACGTTACATTTGTAGGACATAAAACGTTAAGAAATATCACCTGTgacgttttaaaaatgcaattaataaatggACATTTTGTAAGTAATATTCTGGATCCAAGTGAAAAGCAGACTCTAAAAGGACCAGTTGTTATAAATG gTTCAGTTACAGTTTCCATAAATTTCAATACAACAGGCAAGATTGGAAATTCTATGTTTTTAAGCGATCTCacaaatcaatttaaaacgTTCGAGAATAATTCTTATGCTCTTCACGGTAATTACTGCTTCACCGAAGCTGCCTCCATTACAGAGCTACATGTACATGGATCACTTCAGGATTCAACGTTGGATAGTTTTCTTGAGAAAATAGTCCTCAAGAATGATGTAAATGTTACGATATCTgggttaaaattatttaaaaattcagtTACATTCAATGGCACATTTAACATTGATGACAGCTTAAATGACTTGGATTTACATGGATTTTATCAAAATGTCGTTTATATTGATAAACCCTTTTCGATTAATACGAAAATAACGTTCTTAAAAGACGTGTATTTACAAAAAGATCtcaaagtaaaaagaaatttacaatCAAGGACCATTATGGGAGTTGATATACAAGATTTGCAGAAGAATGCTATCGCTCTTAATAAACCCAAATATTTTCCAg caCGGATGACATTCGACAATGCAACTTTCCAGACAAGCATCGAAGTTATGCAAGTCAATGATTTGCAAATGGATttgttaatttcattaaatacaCCACAGGTTATCAAGACTGAAAACCTTAATTGTACGAACATTCTTGTACGTAATATTCAACTATTAGGACATGTTAACACCTACAACATAGAAGACATTTATGCGGACACCTTCAtg gTATATGGcaatcaaaatattaaaggatttataaaaatgcaaggaaacgtttatttaaacaatGACTTTAACGTCAAACGGATCAACAATTTTAATCCagcaaaaattgtttctttaacTGCAAACAATACTTTAACTG GAAACTTTACGTTCCAAGAACCAGTTGTTCTTAATAAAACCCTTAGAATTTTGAATTCTTTGAACAAAATAAGTCCAGTTAGTTGGCAGGGAGCGGCAGTAAAGACAACAGATAAAGCAAAAGAGATTATATCCGGAAAATGGAGAGTATATGGAAATGTACATTTTGAAAGGAACGTAGATggaaatgaatttttaaatgaaGTTAATATCCCCGATGTATCACTGGCTTTAATTAGAGAACGTCCTGAAGTAGATCAAATTATCGAGGAAACATAT AAAGATTTGAATAATGTGTGCGAATTGCACATAGATAACCTGAAATATAGTGCCGTAAGCCAGATATATAAATTcaatacgtttaattatttaaacattcaAGAATTCGAAGGAGATATTCATAGTGTCCGACACATCGAAGTAAATGACGTGGACTATATATTGGTAAATTACAACGTTTGCCATGTGAAACTTTTATCGTATGTTGCAACCAATTTCCAAGTGATCGATCAAGTGTCTGATTTTGGATTAATCGATCAATGgatatttttcaaatcaaataatactttatacaTGCTTACTACTGTAAAACGTGCCTGCGGCAGAAGCTTTAATAATGTGTGGAAGCTGGAAAGTAACAGACTAAtg CATGTGTTAGAACTTAATAACGTCACAGACGTAAACTTTCATCAAGATGAGTTTGAAGCAATGATTCAGGAGAATTTCGAAGCTGCATCTGAAAATCTACAGCCAGATACATCACAGGCTGTCacgttacataaaaataaaaaatcgaacTTTGTTTCGAATAATGATCTTCCTGTGTTAATCGATCAATCTTTAACTCGTAAAATGCAAAGGAGGTCTTTGAATGGCACACATTTAAAGACTTGTCTCGATTGTATCACTTTTAACGTAGGCGTTTATGAAAGAGAAATGTACGTCCACTACGACGAAGAAATGAGCGAAGATTACATATAT ATGTGCGAAAGTGATAATTCGCAAACAAAGATTTTACAAACTATAAAAGCACGTCAGCcgaaatcatttttaattctacaatTTGGCGGTTTCGTTGAAACATTGCTCGTTTTTGTGGAAAACAATGATATTATTCAGATTTACGAATACGCAG gTATCGCAGGCTTCGTGCATCGAAATACAATACAAATAAAAGTTGATATGTTATACaactttaaattaagaaaatacgGCAATTTACAAAAGAGACATTGCTTGGCTGTAGTTCACAAAAATCGATTAACCATTTTAGAAGCAAAAATGTACGGCGAAAAATTAGATTTGAGATCGACAGATTCTTGTTACATGAATGatagttaa
- the LOC139102887 gene encoding uncharacterized protein: MLIVIGFCHCNDLPSGTEVQSSINRTIDEVERLIRQNATLPQLTREEIIDILFNITSKELGTEQSKKPIETARNIYQKALMVVLPYNAKDTRENIRDLYTKPPIVELITEPSFDRENSVLDAQLDKQSAENFVTYTREKNFPEESPPAETQYKNHRETYSEAHSNESVKEILKSDSAPIKFSFNLENLGRKPIFTEEPTITARPVYQATPSTKSEQVYVVYSTSATTISPETREIKKNLTALDLGIDMISKHNASVLSVDQWQYNAPTTQSTTTLTKLSDMLFKQFRDKQSTTLSNNLAPTMSIGKVNYTPEISKVTAASDKIPVNTEPSAPIYVTPVPSSSSFPLSSEKTNKHNSTYNLNSGGFRRITTTMPSKVMELLASIGLRPENATNVEDVFKRNEDLETKSEIFNSNGLIPGTSGLTDVAPNSPSIGAQNTFVNPVSEIGKGMNNLTPDVQLLFQRFGLQTSNLATTTMSTLKSTINTNSYTNFKPLPTSNIRNDDMREFLAKFGLGVSDSRRKKAMPAPTTERPSLIEAVPDSMRQILENIGLISRKVSRTTPKMESAPPTKPTKIHVFKPHEVLVKDEGQRMKINELLDKIKLVQEGKASAKDVRKVADDLLATTKTLKDGPDPLSLEELIRIYNEDVKNEVKRQQSSEGTVPSTTSDEGALTNTTTSPTESVNVTSTATTTTTAMPVTSNSTRDDSSSRNTTTPAPESSASASSNLEALEESFGGSTRAPDPVLPTKRRNGLYFLVDWNTFLEVGEEDSEKVNLRFQPKVGDRSRFLPVNVP; this comes from the exons ATGCTGATCGTCATCGGCTTTTGTCATTGCAATGATTTGCCATCGGGAACTGAAGTCCAGAGCTCTATCAATCGGACGATCGACGAAGTCGAAAGGTTGATTCGTCAGAACGCAACTTTGCCGCAGCTCACTAGAGAGGAGATTATCGATATTCTTTTCAACATCACGTCCAAAGAGCTCGGGACAGAGCAGAGCAAGAAGCCGATCGAAACGGCAAGGAATATCTACCAAAAAGCTTTGATGGTAGTTTTGCCTTACAACGCAAAAGACACGAGGGAAAACATTAGAGATTTATATACCAAACCACCGATAGTTGAATTGATTACAGAACCGTCTTTCGATCGAGAAAACTCTGTTCTGGATGCGCAGCTAGATAAGCAATCTGCGGAAAATTTCGTGACGTATACTCGAGAGAAAAACTTTCCGGAGGAAAGCCCACCCGCGGAAACGCAGTACAAAAATCACAGAGAAACATATTCGGAGGCACATTCAAACGAGTCTGTAAAGGAGATATTAAAATCCGACTCAGCGCCAATTAAATTCAGCTTCAACTTGGAAAATTTAGGAAGAAAGCCGATTTTCACTGAAGAACCGACAATTACGGCCAGGCCGGTGTATCAAGCAACTCCGTCAACGAAAAGCGAACAAGTTTACGTCGTATACAGCACGAGCGCGACAACGATCTCTCCTgaaacgagagaaataaaaaagaatcttaCTGCGCTCGATTTAGGAATAGATATGATTTCAAAGCATAACGCAAGCGTTTTGTCCGTTGACCAGTGGCAATATAATGCGCCAACAACGCAGAGTACCACAACGTTAACGAAACTTTCGGACATgctttttaaacaatttcgcGACAAACAATCGACCACTTTGTCAAATAATCTAGCGCCGACTATGTCGATTGGTAAAGTTAACTACACGCCAGAAATTTCTAAGGTGACCGCAGCATCAGATAAAATACCAGTTAATACTGAACCATCGGCTCCTATCTACGTTACGCCAGTACCTTCTTCATCTTCGTTTCCTTTATCTTCCGAGAAGACTAATAAACATAATTCCACGTACAATTTAAACTCCGGAGGTTTTCGCAGAATCACAACGACGATGCCTTCGAAAGTGATGGAGCTGCTTGCCTCGATTGGGCTCCGACCGGAGAATGCGACGAACGTGGAGGACGTGTTTAAAAGAAACGAGGATCTGGAAACGAAGTCTGAAATTTTCAACAGCAACGGCTTAATCCCAGGAACGTCCGGTTTGACGGACGTCGCGCCTAATTCACCGTCGATAGGCGCTCAAAATACTTTCGTGAATCCTGTCTCGGAGATCGGGAAAGGTATGAATAATCTAACACCCGACGTGCAATTGCTTTTCCAACGATTTGGCTTGCAGACGTCTAATCTGGCAACGACCACAATGTCCACGCTGAAATCGACTATCAACACGAACTCGTATACGAATTTCAAACCTCTGCCGACGTCGAACATAAGAAACGACGATATGAGAGAATTTTTAGCGAAGTTTGGGCTCGGCGTTAGCGACAGCAGACGGAAAAAGGCGATGCCGGCGCCGACGACGGAACGGCCGTCGTTGATTGAGGCCGTGCCGGACAGCATGAGGCAGATTCTGGAGAACATAGGTCTTATATCCCGCAAGGTCTCGAGAACGACGCCAAAAATGGAGAGCGCACCGCCGACGAAGCCGACAAAGATCCACGTGTTCAAGCCTCACGAAGTTCTCGTTAAGGACGAAGGGCAGAGAATGAAAATCAACGAGCTCTTAGACAAAATCAAGTTAGTTCAGGAAGGAAAAGCAAGCGCGAAAGACGTGCGAAAGGTGGCCGACGATCTGCTCGCCACTACGAAGACTTTAAAGGACGGACCGGATCCGCTGAGCTTAGAAGAATTGATTAGAATTTACAACGAAGACGTGAAGAATGAAGTGAAGAGGCAACAGAGTTCGGAAGGGACCGTTCCAAGTACGACCAGTGACGAGGGAGCTCTCACGAATACCACGACTTCACCAActg AATCTGTAAACGTTACTTCTACAGCGACGACTACGACGACCGCGATGCCAGTAACATCAAATTCTACGAGAGATGATTCAAGCTCACGGAATACAACGACGCCTGCACCAGAGTCATCGGCGTCTGCAAGTTCAAATCTCGAGGCATTGGAAGAATCCTTTGGTGGCTCTACTCGCGCACCGGATCCCGTTTTGCCAACGAAACGAAGAAATGGTCTATATTTTCTTGTAGATTGGAATACATTCCTCGAGGTCGGCGAAGAAGATAGCGAGAAAGTAAATTTGAGATTTCAGCCAAAGGTTGGCGACAGATCAAGATTTCTCCCAGTCAACGTGCCGTAG